In the Streptomyces formicae genome, one interval contains:
- a CDS encoding TetR family transcriptional regulator — protein sequence MTGQVRTVDGRVAGRRGQATRQKLLDCLSEMLSSSPYRDVKVIDVARKAGTSPATFYQYFPDVEGAVLEIAEQMAAEGAELTQLLDGRSWVGKAGWQTSQDLVDGFLDFWRKNDAILRVVDLGAAEGDKRFYKIRMKILNSVNNSLTDTVKELQAKGKVDKDVSPAAMAGSLVAMLAAVASHQRGFQTWGVKQAELKPNLALLVHLGVTGKKPTK from the coding sequence GTGTGGCCGGTCGACGTGGTCAGGCGACACGTCAGAAACTGCTCGACTGCCTCAGCGAGATGCTCAGCTCCTCGCCCTACCGGGACGTCAAAGTCATCGACGTCGCCCGGAAGGCGGGGACTTCACCCGCGACGTTCTACCAGTACTTCCCGGACGTCGAGGGCGCGGTCCTGGAGATCGCGGAGCAAATGGCCGCCGAGGGCGCCGAGTTGACCCAGCTGCTCGACGGCCGATCCTGGGTCGGCAAGGCCGGCTGGCAGACCTCCCAGGACCTGGTCGACGGATTCCTCGACTTCTGGCGCAAGAACGACGCGATCCTGCGCGTCGTCGACCTGGGCGCCGCCGAGGGCGACAAGCGCTTCTACAAGATCCGGATGAAGATCCTCAACTCGGTCAACAACTCCCTTACCGACACGGTGAAGGAGCTCCAGGCCAAGGGGAAGGTCGACAAGGACGTCAGCCCCGCGGCGATGGCCGGTTCCCTGGTCGCGATGCTCGCCGCGGTCGCCTCGCACCAGCGCGGCTTCCAGACCTGGGGCGTGAAGCAGGCCGAACTGAAGCCGAATCTGGCACTGTTGGTGCATTTGGGCGTGACCGGCAAGAAGCCGACCAAGTAG
- a CDS encoding nitroreductase family deazaflavin-dependent oxidoreductase, whose protein sequence is MPPGIRLMQKVSSTRTFAKVAPRFIPAMDRAVHRLTRGKVLLSAKMLPGVILTARGARSGLPRRTPLACMPQESTGGWVLIGSNFGRQGHPAWTANLLANPDADINWRGADIPVRARLLEGEERAAVWKEALAFWPPYAAYQSRIEREIRLFRLERRA, encoded by the coding sequence ATGCCGCCGGGCATACGCCTGATGCAGAAGGTGTCGTCCACCCGGACGTTCGCGAAAGTCGCGCCGCGTTTCATCCCCGCGATGGACCGCGCGGTGCACCGCCTGACCCGGGGCAAGGTGCTGCTCAGCGCGAAGATGCTGCCGGGGGTGATCCTGACGGCGCGGGGGGCCAGGAGCGGCCTTCCCCGGCGTACGCCACTGGCGTGCATGCCGCAGGAGAGCACGGGCGGCTGGGTGCTCATCGGGTCCAACTTCGGGCGGCAAGGACACCCGGCCTGGACCGCGAACCTGCTGGCCAACCCGGACGCCGACATCAACTGGCGGGGCGCGGACATCCCGGTGCGGGCGCGGCTGCTGGAGGGGGAGGAGCGGGCGGCCGTGTGGAAGGAGGCGCTGGCGTTCTGGCCGCCGTACGCCGCGTACCAGTCCCGGATCGAGCGGGAGATCCGTCTGTTCAGGCTGGAGCGCCGCGCCTGA
- a CDS encoding acyl-CoA dehydrogenase family protein encodes MDAAFSAEQGEIRRTLREVITKRCGPDEVKAAVRTPAGYDGALWAALAEQLGLPGLALPDAYGGVGCTAAELALGCEELGRALAPSPLFATAVLAAPLILALGTEEQRAELLPRIASGELTATLAVPGTGLATALGLVGDNTGDWAGGGRAGGVQARLSKGAWRLYGQAEQVLDGHSAGLLVVAAHAGGFARSRTLLFLVREGAEGMARARRTALDETRTQARIELRDVAAELLGGDGADVPAALAAVGDVAATVVAAEAVGAADRVMERTVEYVKQREQFGRAIGSFQAVKHRLADVYVQVQAARSAAYYAAWAAGAEAAGFGGQGAERAGGLALAQGLDALRTAASEAVQLHGGIGFTWEHEAHLYFKRASSDELLFGPVHRLRARAAERAELFEEGVRQEAADVHAAADLGEAV; translated from the coding sequence ATGGACGCCGCCTTCAGCGCGGAGCAGGGCGAGATCCGCCGCACCCTTCGCGAAGTGATCACCAAACGCTGCGGCCCCGACGAGGTCAAGGCCGCCGTGCGCACCCCGGCCGGGTACGACGGCGCCCTGTGGGCCGCCCTCGCCGAACAGCTCGGGCTCCCGGGGCTCGCGCTCCCGGACGCGTACGGAGGCGTGGGCTGCACGGCGGCCGAACTCGCGCTCGGGTGCGAGGAGTTGGGGCGAGCCCTAGCGCCTTCTCCGCTCTTCGCCACCGCCGTGCTCGCCGCCCCGCTGATCCTCGCGCTCGGCACCGAAGAGCAGCGCGCCGAACTGCTTCCCCGCATCGCGTCGGGCGAGCTGACCGCGACGCTCGCCGTGCCCGGCACCGGGCTCGCCACGGCGCTCGGCCTGGTCGGCGACAACACCGGCGACTGGGCCGGTGGCGGGCGCGCGGGCGGGGTGCAGGCCCGGCTCTCTAAGGGCGCGTGGCGGCTCTACGGGCAGGCCGAGCAGGTCCTCGACGGGCACAGCGCGGGCCTCCTCGTGGTGGCCGCGCACGCGGGCGGCTTCGCCCGTTCCCGTACGCTCCTCTTCCTCGTGCGCGAGGGGGCCGAGGGCATGGCACGGGCGCGCCGGACCGCGCTCGACGAGACCCGCACCCAGGCCCGGATCGAACTGCGCGACGTGGCGGCCGAGTTGCTGGGCGGCGACGGGGCCGACGTGCCCGCCGCGCTCGCCGCCGTCGGTGACGTCGCGGCCACCGTCGTCGCCGCGGAGGCCGTCGGCGCCGCGGACCGGGTCATGGAGCGGACCGTCGAATACGTCAAGCAGCGCGAGCAGTTCGGGCGCGCGATCGGGTCCTTCCAGGCGGTCAAGCACCGCCTCGCCGACGTGTACGTCCAGGTGCAGGCCGCCAGGTCGGCCGCCTACTACGCGGCGTGGGCCGCGGGTGCCGAGGCCGCGGGCTTCGGCGGGCAGGGCGCCGAAAGGGCCGGTGGGCTCGCCCTCGCGCAGGGCCTCGACGCGCTGCGCACGGCCGCGTCCGAGGCGGTCCAGCTGCACGGCGGGATCGGCTTCACCTGGGAGCACGAGGCCCATCTGTACTTCAAGCGGGCGTCGAGCGACGAGCTGCTCTTCGGCCCCGTGCACCGGCTGCGGGCGCGCGCGGCCGAACGCGCGGAGCTGTTCGAGGAGGGCGTACGGCAGGAGGCGGCCGATGTCCACGCCGCCGCCGACCTGGGAGAGGCCGTCTGA
- a CDS encoding thiolase C-terminal domain-containing protein: MATATRSTSRKVAVVGVALSDCGRVDEATPYALHAQAARRALADSGLGRDVIDGIASAGLGTLAPVEVAEYLGIKPRWVDSTSVGGATWEVMAAHAAEAIAAGRANAVLLVYGSTARADIKAKRRTSNLSFGARGPLQFEVPYGHSLIAKYAMAARRHMHEYGTTLEQLASVAVQARANAATNPDAMFRDPITVDDVLSGPMIADPFTKLHCCIRSDGGCAVLLAAEDYVPDCASEPVWVLGAGEHVSHTTMSEWDDFTVSPAAVSGRLAFERAGVRPADVDIAQIYDAFTYMTMVTLEDLGFCAKGEGGAFVEKGRLLRDGELPTNTDGGGLSAQHPGMRGLFLMVEAVRQLRGQAGDGQVRRPDGDLPKLAVASGTGGWFCSSGTVVLGRG; this comes from the coding sequence ATGGCTACTGCTACCCGCTCCACCTCCCGCAAGGTCGCCGTCGTCGGCGTGGCCCTCTCGGACTGCGGCCGGGTCGACGAGGCCACGCCCTACGCCCTGCACGCCCAGGCCGCACGTCGCGCGCTCGCCGACTCGGGGCTCGGCCGCGACGTGATCGACGGCATCGCGTCGGCGGGCCTCGGCACGCTCGCACCGGTCGAGGTAGCGGAGTACCTGGGGATCAAACCCCGCTGGGTGGACTCGACGTCGGTCGGCGGAGCCACCTGGGAGGTGATGGCGGCGCACGCGGCGGAGGCGATCGCGGCGGGCCGCGCCAACGCCGTTCTGCTCGTGTACGGCTCGACGGCCCGCGCGGACATCAAGGCGAAACGGCGTACGTCCAACCTGTCGTTCGGCGCGCGGGGCCCGTTGCAGTTCGAAGTCCCCTACGGGCACTCCCTGATCGCGAAGTACGCGATGGCCGCGCGCCGCCACATGCACGAGTACGGCACGACCCTCGAACAGCTCGCCTCGGTGGCGGTCCAGGCGCGGGCGAACGCGGCGACCAATCCGGACGCGATGTTCCGCGACCCGATCACCGTCGACGACGTCCTGAGCGGCCCGATGATCGCGGACCCGTTCACCAAACTGCACTGCTGCATACGCTCCGACGGCGGCTGCGCGGTGCTGCTCGCCGCAGAGGACTACGTACCGGACTGCGCGTCCGAACCGGTGTGGGTCCTCGGCGCGGGCGAGCACGTCTCGCACACCACGATGTCCGAGTGGGACGACTTCACGGTCTCCCCCGCGGCGGTCAGCGGCCGCCTGGCGTTCGAACGCGCGGGCGTGCGTCCCGCCGACGTCGACATCGCACAGATCTACGACGCCTTCACCTACATGACGATGGTGACCCTGGAGGACCTCGGCTTCTGCGCCAAGGGCGAGGGCGGCGCCTTCGTGGAGAAGGGCAGACTCCTCCGGGACGGCGAACTCCCGACCAACACGGACGGCGGCGGCCTGTCGGCCCAACACCCCGGCATGCGGGGGCTGTTCCTGATGGTGGAGGCGGTACGTCAACTGCGGGGGCAGGCGGGCGACGGGCAGGTGCGGCGCCCGGACGGAGACCTGCCGAAGCTGGCGGTGGCTTCGGGGACGGGTGGGTGGTTCTGCTCTTCGGGAACGGTGGTGTTGGGGCGGGGGTGA
- a CDS encoding pyridoxine/pyridoxamine 5'-phosphate oxidase produces the protein MTSSSEFQRLLREQRVWDIDLPAFDAAAAPAEPLSLFHAWFADAVAAGQTEPHTMGLATVDEAGLPDVRTVMLHDADRRGWHFASHASSAKGRQLAARPAAALHFYWPALARQIRVRGRVTEAPHHEGIADLHARSTGALAAALVGHQSEVLSSSDELARASADAWERAAAEPDADAASWTLYVLDPVEVEYFQGDARRRHVRLRYRWDADQATEHGAWVRELLWP, from the coding sequence ATGACGTCATCCTCTGAGTTCCAGCGGCTCCTGCGGGAGCAGCGGGTCTGGGACATCGACCTGCCCGCCTTCGACGCGGCGGCGGCACCGGCGGAGCCGCTGTCCCTCTTCCACGCGTGGTTCGCGGACGCGGTGGCCGCCGGGCAGACCGAGCCGCACACCATGGGCCTTGCGACCGTGGACGAGGCGGGGCTGCCCGACGTACGCACGGTGATGCTGCACGACGCCGACCGGCGCGGCTGGCACTTCGCCTCGCACGCGAGCAGTGCGAAGGGGCGCCAGCTCGCCGCCCGCCCGGCCGCCGCCCTGCACTTCTACTGGCCCGCGCTGGCCCGCCAGATCCGCGTACGCGGCAGGGTGACCGAGGCCCCCCACCACGAGGGGATCGCGGATCTGCACGCCCGCTCGACCGGCGCCCTCGCGGCGGCGCTCGTGGGTCACCAGAGCGAAGTCCTGTCGTCCTCGGACGAGCTGGCGCGGGCCTCGGCGGACGCCTGGGAGCGGGCGGCCGCCGAGCCGGACGCGGACGCGGCGTCGTGGACGCTGTACGTGCTCGACCCGGTCGAGGTGGAGTACTTCCAGGGGGACGCGCGGCGACGGCACGTGCGGCTGCGCTACCGGTGGGACGCTGACCAAGCCACCGAACACGGCGCCTGGGTGCGCGAGTTGCTGTGGCCCTAG
- a CDS encoding GNAT family N-acetyltransferase, with protein sequence MPSEPHPAWQLTTDLDGFLAHAEAFLHSAPAPHTALLSVTDTLRARGLQAYGKGAPLFGTYAGADGDVRGAFVRTPPHRLCPSPLDPEAAEALARQLADVSPDLPGVAADAATGEAFARAWEKQTGATASAVIHQRLYRLGTLTPPEPAPPGRARVATGADRELLSRWHEEFGEAVGERPAMGPGAWVDSRLAYGGITLWETPDGTPAAMAGVTRRTAGQVRVAPVYTPAALRGRGYGGAATVAVSRAALDAGASEVLLFTDLDNPTSNSLYQRIGYRPVRDYIQYEFTS encoded by the coding sequence ATGCCCTCCGAACCGCATCCCGCCTGGCAGTTGACTACCGATCTCGACGGGTTCCTCGCGCACGCCGAAGCGTTCCTGCACTCCGCGCCCGCCCCGCACACCGCCCTGCTCAGCGTCACGGACACCCTGCGCGCGCGGGGGCTCCAGGCGTACGGGAAGGGGGCGCCGCTCTTCGGTACGTACGCCGGTGCCGACGGCGATGTCCGTGGCGCCTTCGTGCGGACCCCTCCGCACCGCCTCTGCCCCAGTCCGCTCGACCCCGAGGCCGCGGAGGCCCTCGCCCGCCAGCTCGCCGACGTGAGTCCGGACCTGCCGGGGGTCGCCGCCGATGCCGCCACGGGGGAGGCGTTCGCCCGGGCCTGGGAGAAGCAGACCGGGGCCACCGCGTCGGCCGTGATCCATCAGCGGCTCTACCGGCTCGGCACCCTCACCCCGCCCGAGCCCGCGCCGCCCGGCCGCGCCCGCGTCGCCACCGGGGCGGACCGTGAGCTCCTGTCGCGCTGGCACGAGGAGTTCGGCGAGGCGGTCGGTGAGCGCCCGGCGATGGGCCCCGGCGCGTGGGTCGACTCGCGCCTCGCCTACGGAGGCATCACCCTCTGGGAGACCCCCGACGGCACCCCCGCCGCGATGGCCGGTGTCACCCGCCGCACGGCGGGCCAGGTCCGCGTCGCCCCCGTCTACACCCCGGCGGCGCTGCGCGGCCGCGGCTACGGGGGCGCCGCCACCGTGGCGGTCAGCCGCGCCGCCCTCGACGCGGGCGCGTCCGAGGTCCTGCTCTTCACCGACCTCGACAACCCGACCAGCAACAGCCTCTACCAGCGCATCGGCTACCGGCCCGTCCGCGACTACATCCAGTACGAGTTCACTTCCTAG
- a CDS encoding Zn-ribbon domain-containing OB-fold protein produces the protein MGGGMGTDGMRFDLPEADAFTRPYWDAAAEGRLLIRRCGACGAAHHYPREFCPRCWSEDVTWERASGRATLYTWSVVHRNDLPPFGGRVPYVAAVVDLAEGPRMMTEIVGCAVGEGQGEGELRVGMAVEVAFREVGDYVVPVFEPPGRVGRG, from the coding sequence ATGGGCGGCGGCATGGGTACGGACGGCATGCGGTTCGATCTTCCGGAGGCCGATGCCTTCACCCGCCCCTACTGGGACGCGGCGGCGGAGGGCCGACTCCTGATCCGCCGCTGTGGGGCGTGCGGCGCGGCGCACCACTATCCGCGCGAGTTCTGCCCGCGGTGCTGGAGCGAGGACGTCACCTGGGAGCGGGCCAGCGGCCGGGCCACGCTCTACACGTGGTCGGTGGTCCACCGCAACGACCTGCCCCCCTTCGGCGGCCGCGTCCCCTACGTCGCCGCGGTCGTCGACCTCGCCGAGGGCCCGCGCATGATGACGGAGATCGTCGGCTGCGCGGTGGGGGAGGGGCAGGGAGAGGGAGAGCTGCGGGTCGGGATGGCGGTGGAGGTGGCGTTCCGGGAGGTCGGGGACTACGTGGTGCCCGTGTTCGAGCCCCCGGGGCGCGTGGGGCGCGGGTAG
- a CDS encoding DoxX family membrane protein, whose amino-acid sequence MDSIWLTGAEWLAVLRIGLGLWWLEGWRHKDKKGWFERGTGIAWASDVAAEHRWNAVRSGFDTVVAPRPRTMAYVVVYAELALGLGLIVGFLTPIALIGGLLLNLIYLVLMIHDWAEQGQNAMMALASLVALLAMSWQSWSLDNTIGLF is encoded by the coding sequence ATGGACTCGATCTGGCTCACCGGCGCCGAATGGCTCGCCGTGCTCCGCATAGGTCTCGGCCTGTGGTGGCTGGAGGGCTGGCGCCACAAGGACAAGAAAGGCTGGTTCGAGCGGGGTACGGGCATCGCGTGGGCGTCCGACGTGGCCGCCGAGCACCGGTGGAACGCGGTCCGCAGCGGCTTCGACACGGTCGTCGCGCCCCGGCCGAGGACGATGGCGTACGTCGTCGTCTATGCCGAACTCGCCCTGGGCCTCGGCCTGATCGTCGGCTTCCTCACCCCGATCGCACTGATCGGCGGCCTGCTCCTCAACCTCATCTATCTCGTCCTGATGATCCACGACTGGGCCGAGCAGGGGCAGAACGCGATGATGGCGCTCGCCTCGCTCGTCGCCCTCCTCGCCATGTCCTGGCAGAGCTGGTCCCTCGACAACACGATCGGACTCTTCTGA
- a CDS encoding flavin-containing monooxygenase — translation MADSTPPLTTQQDRPVYVIGGGPGGLSVAAALRARGIRAVVLEKSERVGASWRGHYDRLRLHTTRRLSGLPGLPIPRSFGRWVARDNVVRYLEKYAEYHCLDVVTGVEVTGLERAPDGTGWLLHATGGRELTGSAVVVATGYNHTPHLPDWPGLETYSGELLHASAYRDPAPYAGKDVLVVGVGNTGAEIAVDLVEGGASRVRLAVRTAPHIVRRSTAGWPAQRTGILCRRLPVALVDRLSGPLARISVPDLSAKGLPRPETGLYSRANEGAIPVQDVGLIDAVRAGRVEPVAAVESFEDGKVALADGTLIAPETVIAATGYRRALEPLVGTLTPLDARGRPTTHGPRTSPQSPDLYFTGFTNPISGMLRELSRDAEKIAKAIARRHHT, via the coding sequence ATGGCCGACTCGACACCTCCGCTCACGACCCAGCAGGACCGCCCCGTCTACGTCATCGGCGGCGGTCCCGGCGGGCTCTCCGTGGCGGCGGCCCTGCGCGCACGCGGCATACGCGCGGTCGTCCTGGAGAAGTCCGAACGCGTCGGCGCCTCCTGGCGCGGCCACTACGACCGCCTCCGGCTGCACACGACCCGCCGGCTCTCCGGCCTGCCCGGCCTGCCCATCCCCAGGTCGTTCGGTCGCTGGGTGGCACGTGACAACGTGGTCCGCTACCTGGAGAAGTACGCCGAGTACCACTGCCTCGACGTCGTCACCGGCGTCGAGGTGACCGGCCTCGAACGTGCCCCCGACGGCACCGGCTGGCTCCTGCACGCCACCGGCGGGCGGGAGTTGACGGGCAGCGCGGTCGTCGTCGCCACCGGCTACAACCACACCCCGCACCTCCCCGACTGGCCCGGCCTGGAGACCTACTCCGGCGAACTCCTGCACGCGAGCGCCTACCGCGACCCCGCCCCCTACGCGGGCAAGGACGTCCTGGTCGTCGGCGTCGGCAACACCGGCGCCGAGATCGCCGTCGACCTCGTCGAGGGCGGCGCGTCCCGGGTGCGGCTCGCGGTGCGCACGGCGCCGCACATCGTGCGCAGGTCCACGGCCGGGTGGCCCGCGCAGCGCACGGGCATCCTGTGCCGGCGGCTGCCGGTCGCCCTGGTCGACCGCCTGTCGGGCCCGCTCGCCCGGATCAGCGTCCCCGACCTGTCGGCCAAGGGCCTGCCCCGCCCCGAGACCGGCCTGTACTCGCGGGCCAACGAGGGGGCGATCCCGGTCCAGGACGTGGGCCTGATCGACGCGGTGCGCGCGGGGCGCGTCGAGCCGGTCGCCGCGGTGGAGTCCTTCGAGGACGGCAAGGTGGCCCTCGCCGACGGCACGCTCATCGCCCCGGAAACGGTCATCGCCGCGACGGGCTACCGCCGCGCCCTGGAACCCCTGGTGGGCACCCTCACCCCCCTGGACGCCCGGGGCCGCCCCACCACCCACGGCCCCCGCACCTCCCCCCAGTCCCCCGACCTCTACTTCACCGGCTTCACCAACCCCATCAGCGGAATGCTCCGCGAACTCTCCCGAGACGCAGAAAAGATCGCCAAGGCAATAGCCCGCCGCCACCACACCTAG
- a CDS encoding acetate--CoA ligase family protein, giving the protein MLGSTHGTFTTDPRRAHVVACGELPPPAVHGRAATADDLDVSGRPLHADVPDLDRFFRPESVAVIGASDAEGRPNTGITRQLIAWAERVGARLHPVHPTRQSVFGIPCFPSVADLPEQVDLAVLLVGDPGPVIEQLAEEKVRFAVAFASGFAETGEEGAAAQARLAAAVGRSGLRLLGPNTNLNAFEHFRDDLEGPAIALITQSGHQGRPVFTMQELGVRLSHWAPTGNEADLETADFISYFAERPEVGAIACYVEGLKDGRSFLLAADRAARRGVPVVAVKVGRTETGARMAASHTGKLTGADTVVDAAMRQFGVIRVDGLDELQDTSALLARARRPSADGVVVYSISGGTGAHFSDLASERGLRLPTLSDAKQAELHQWIPEYLNVANPVDNGGHPVGDWRGRKIIDALLDDPEVGVLICPITGPFPPMSDKLAQDLVDAAEQTDKLVCVVWGSPVGTEDAYRHTLLGSSRVATFRTFANCITAVGAYLDHHRFTAAYRSPFDEAPRSPSPSFRKAQALMRPGQQLSEHAAKQLLRAYGIRVPREQLVTSAAAAVRAAGLVGYPVVMKASGPQLAHKTELGLVKVGLTSASQIRDAYRELTDIARYEGIALDGVLVCQMVEPGVEMVVGVTHDSLFGPTVTVGLGGVLVEVLRDAAVRVPPFGEDQAKAMLSELRGRALLDGVRGAPPADVDALVEVVLRVQRMALELGDDLAELDINPLMVLPRGQGAVALDALAVCR; this is encoded by the coding sequence ATGCTTGGATCGACTCACGGCACCTTCACCACCGACCCCCGCCGCGCGCATGTTGTGGCCTGCGGCGAACTCCCACCCCCCGCCGTCCACGGCAGGGCCGCCACGGCGGACGACCTGGACGTCAGCGGCCGACCGCTGCACGCCGACGTACCCGACCTCGACCGCTTCTTCCGGCCCGAGTCCGTCGCCGTCATCGGCGCGTCGGACGCCGAAGGCCGCCCCAACACCGGCATCACCCGGCAACTGATCGCCTGGGCCGAGCGGGTCGGCGCGCGACTGCATCCCGTGCACCCCACCCGTCAGTCCGTCTTCGGCATCCCCTGCTTCCCTTCCGTCGCGGACCTGCCCGAACAGGTCGACCTGGCCGTTCTGCTGGTCGGCGACCCGGGCCCCGTGATCGAGCAGCTCGCCGAGGAGAAGGTGCGCTTCGCCGTCGCCTTCGCCTCCGGGTTCGCCGAGACCGGCGAGGAGGGCGCGGCCGCCCAGGCCAGGCTCGCCGCGGCCGTGGGACGCTCCGGGCTCAGGCTGCTCGGGCCGAACACCAACCTCAACGCCTTCGAGCACTTCCGCGACGACCTCGAAGGCCCCGCCATCGCGCTGATCACCCAGTCGGGACACCAGGGCCGCCCGGTCTTCACCATGCAGGAACTCGGCGTCCGCCTCTCGCACTGGGCACCCACCGGCAACGAGGCCGACCTGGAGACCGCCGACTTCATCTCCTACTTCGCCGAGCGCCCCGAGGTCGGGGCCATCGCCTGCTACGTGGAGGGCCTCAAGGACGGCCGCTCGTTCCTGCTCGCCGCCGACCGGGCGGCCCGGCGCGGGGTGCCCGTCGTCGCGGTCAAGGTCGGCCGCACCGAGACCGGCGCCCGCATGGCCGCCTCACACACCGGCAAACTGACCGGCGCCGACACGGTGGTGGACGCGGCGATGCGGCAGTTCGGCGTGATCCGCGTGGACGGGCTCGACGAACTCCAGGACACCTCCGCCCTGTTGGCGAGGGCGCGCAGGCCGAGCGCCGACGGCGTCGTCGTCTATTCGATCTCGGGCGGCACGGGCGCGCACTTCTCCGACCTGGCGAGCGAGCGCGGGCTTCGGCTTCCCACGCTCTCCGACGCCAAGCAGGCGGAACTGCACCAGTGGATACCGGAGTACCTGAACGTCGCCAACCCCGTCGACAACGGCGGCCACCCGGTCGGCGACTGGCGCGGCCGCAAGATCATCGACGCCCTCCTCGACGACCCTGAGGTGGGGGTGCTGATCTGTCCGATCACCGGGCCCTTCCCGCCGATGAGCGACAAGCTCGCGCAGGACCTGGTGGACGCGGCGGAGCAGACGGACAAGCTGGTGTGCGTGGTGTGGGGCTCGCCGGTCGGCACCGAGGACGCGTACCGCCACACGCTGCTCGGCTCCTCGCGCGTCGCCACCTTCCGTACGTTCGCCAACTGCATCACGGCGGTGGGCGCCTATCTCGACCACCACCGCTTCACGGCCGCCTACCGCTCGCCCTTCGACGAGGCGCCGCGCTCCCCCTCGCCCTCCTTCCGCAAGGCCCAGGCCCTGATGCGGCCGGGCCAGCAGCTCAGCGAGCACGCGGCGAAGCAACTGCTGCGCGCGTACGGGATTCGTGTACCGCGCGAGCAGTTGGTGACCAGCGCCGCGGCGGCCGTCCGTGCGGCCGGGCTCGTCGGCTACCCCGTCGTCATGAAGGCGTCGGGCCCGCAGCTCGCGCACAAGACCGAACTGGGCCTGGTGAAGGTCGGGTTGACCTCGGCGAGCCAGATCCGCGACGCCTACCGGGAGCTCACCGACATCGCCCGCTACGAGGGCATCGCGCTGGACGGCGTACTGGTCTGCCAGATGGTCGAGCCGGGGGTCGAGATGGTCGTCGGCGTCACCCACGACTCCCTGTTCGGACCCACGGTGACCGTCGGGCTCGGTGGCGTGCTCGTCGAGGTCCTCAGGGACGCGGCCGTGCGCGTGCCGCCCTTCGGGGAGGACCAGGCGAAGGCGATGCTGTCCGAACTGCGCGGGCGCGCCCTGCTCGACGGGGTCAGGGGGGCGCCGCCCGCCGATGTCGACGCGCTCGTCGAAGTCGTCCTGCGGGTGCAGCGGATGGCCCTCGAACTGGGTGACGACCTCGCCGAACTCGACATCAACCCGTTGATGGTGCTGCCCCGGGGGCAGGGCGCCGTGGCCCTCGACGCGCTCGCCGTCTGCCGCTGA
- a CDS encoding enoyl-CoA hydratase/isomerase family protein gives MTPSPEAPRDPRDPLDSLILHTTDNGVSWITLNRPDAMNAVTWDQRERVIALLADASADPAVRAVVITATGKGFCAGADLRGAPATGERVPGDVARTIKRGAQRLIAAVLDCEKPVIAAVNGTAAGIGAHLAFACDLVIAAEPAKFIEVFVRRGLVPDGGGAYLLPRLIGPQRAKELMFFGDAVSAADAERLGLVNRVVPAEELEKTAREWAERLAAGPTRALAMTKHLVNAALESDRATAFAAEAAAQEINMTTADANEGVASFVERRSPSYEGR, from the coding sequence ATGACACCCTCCCCCGAAGCCCCCCGCGATCCCCGTGATCCCCTCGACTCATTGATACTCCACACCACTGACAACGGCGTCTCGTGGATCACGCTCAACCGCCCCGACGCCATGAACGCTGTCACCTGGGACCAGCGCGAACGCGTCATCGCGCTACTCGCCGACGCCTCGGCCGACCCCGCAGTGCGGGCCGTGGTGATCACCGCCACCGGCAAGGGGTTCTGCGCGGGCGCCGACCTGCGCGGCGCGCCCGCCACCGGCGAGCGCGTGCCGGGCGACGTCGCCCGCACCATCAAGCGGGGCGCGCAGCGGCTGATCGCCGCGGTACTCGACTGCGAGAAGCCGGTGATCGCCGCGGTGAACGGCACCGCGGCCGGGATCGGCGCCCACCTGGCGTTCGCCTGCGACCTGGTCATCGCCGCCGAACCCGCTAAGTTCATCGAGGTGTTCGTGCGCCGCGGCCTGGTGCCGGACGGCGGCGGCGCCTATCTGCTGCCCCGGCTCATCGGGCCGCAGCGGGCCAAGGAGCTGATGTTCTTCGGTGACGCGGTGTCCGCGGCGGACGCCGAGCGCCTTGGACTCGTCAACCGCGTCGTTCCCGCCGAGGAGCTGGAGAAGACGGCCCGGGAGTGGGCGGAGCGCCTGGCCGCCGGACCCACCCGCGCGCTCGCGATGACCAAGCACCTGGTCAACGCCGCGCTGGAGTCGGACCGCGCCACGGCGTTCGCCGCCGAGGCCGCGGCGCAGGAGATCAACATGACGACGGCGGACGCGAACGAGGGCGTGGCGAGCTTCGTGGAGCGCCGGTCACCTTCGTACGAAGGGCGCTGA